A region of Maniola jurtina chromosome 7, ilManJurt1.1, whole genome shotgun sequence DNA encodes the following proteins:
- the LOC123866834 gene encoding NAD(P)H-hydrate epimerase isoform X1, whose amino-acid sequence MLFHRFLGSALVLRLANICSYNVMACSGNCNYSTDKQLNYLSQENAAALDQELFNEYKFSVDQLMELAGLSVATAVARVFPASTHKSALIICGPGNNGGDGLVAARHMTLFGYSVAVYYPKRTPKPLYENLLLQCERFGVNVINDLPPPEELKNDYNVLLDALFGFSFKPPVRDALKPALDALIVSGLPVCSVDIPSGWHVETGPDSENSLKPALLISLSAPKLCAKPEILKNVKHFLGGRFLPPGIVKKYNLTLPPYPAQDQVVEL is encoded by the exons ATGTTATTTCACAGGTTCTTAGGAAGTGCGTTAGTG TTGCGATTAGCCAATATTTGCAGCTACAACGTCATGGCATGCAGTGGGAACTGTAACTACAGTACAGATAAGCAGCTAAACTATTTGAGTCAAGAAAATGCTGCAGCTTTGGATCAAGAGTTATTCAATGAGTACAAGTTTAGTGTTGACCAGCTTATGGAGCTAGCAGGGTTGAGTGTGGCTACTGCGGTTGCCCGTGTTTTTCCTGCTTCAAc ACATAAATCAGCTCTGATTATTTGTGGGCCTGGTAATAATGGCGGAGATGGATTAGTAGCAGCTAGACACATGACTCTATTTGGTTACTCTGTAGCCGTATATTACCCAAAGAGGACACCAAAACCTCTTTATGAAAATCTCCTTTTGCAATGTGAAAGATTTGGTGTAAACGTCATAAATGATTTGCCACCACCTGAAGAGCTTAAAAATGATTATAATGTTTTGCTGGATGCTCTGTTCGGTTTTAGTTTCAAACCACCAGTCAGAGATGCATTAAAACCTGCTTTAGATGCATTAATCGTTTCAGGATTGCCAGTGTGTAG tgttgACATCCCTAGTGGATGGCATGTGGAGACAGGCCCAGATTCAGAGAACTCCCTGAAACCTGCACTCCTAATTTCACTATCTGCTCCTAAGCTGTGTGCCAAAccagaaatattaaaaaatgtaaagcATTTTCTAGGTGGTAGGTTCTTGCCTCCTGGGATTGTAAAGAAATATAATCTAACGTTGCCACCTTACCCAGCTCAGGATCAAGTGGTAGAATTATAA
- the LOC123866831 gene encoding transmembrane protein 115 translates to MAALRVFSRNIPYLRQQFSALLGNTSPTVKFICVVVVIGYILSFSEDVVNVLSVTPGYLLPPSFQLWSTFTFWFLEIHLWEVIIDIVTVGLCGKLIEPLWGQIEMMKFFFLTNIGVAFLTTFYYLVIYAWTQDTSLLFDIHVHGLAGYLAAVSVAVKQIMPDHLLIKTPLGKLTNRSLPLLILIAAIILWAVGALEGTYPCMWGSGTLLSWIYLRFWQRHSSGSRGDMADNFSFDNFFPTVLQPVVRGIVGPVHRCCVRIGVCSARPRRVHLALNPRGLTISMPGVEPQDMERRRQIALKALSERLSKTSEQTRQKNLSTKVNMEAVRKMQSPHVIPQFPTEGEPSQPTAPAEATLVDITTEPPPPITKTS, encoded by the exons ATGGCCGCGCTTCGAGTGTTTAGTCGTAATATACCGTATTTACGACAACAATTTTCAGCTTTACTAGGGAACACATCGCCAACAGTTAAATTTATTTGTGTCGTAGTGGTCATAGGGTACATTTTGTCATTTTCTGAAGATGTGGTTAATGTGCTCAGCGTTACACCAGGATACTTGTTACCTCCTTCGTTTCAACTTTGGTCCACTTTCACGTTCTGGTTTCTCGAGATACATTTGTGGGAGGTGATTATTGACATTGTGACGGTCGGTTTGTGCGGAAAGTTGATAGAGCCATTATGGGGTCAAATAGAAATGATGAAGTTTTTCTTCCTAACGAACATTGGTGTCGCATTTCTAACGACATTTTACTACTTAGTGATATATGCTTGGACCCAGGATACGTCTCTCTTATTCGACATTCACGTCCACGGACTTGCCGGCTACCTGGCTGCTGTGAGTGTGGCCGTTAAACAGATTATGCCAGATCATCTGTTGATTAAAACACCATTGG GTAAATTAACAAACAGATCGCTCCCACTTCTGATACTGATAGCAGCGATCATACTCTGGGCTGTAGGTGCCCTAGAAGGTACTTATCCTTGCATGTGGGGGAGTGGGACACTGCTGTCATGGATATACTTGAGGTTCTGGCAGCGTCACAGCAGTGGCTCTCGAGGGGACATGGCTGACAATTTTAGTTTTGATAA TTTCTTCCCAACGGTCCTGCAGCCAGTAGTGAGGGGCATAGTGGGCCCCGTGCACCGCTGCTGCGTGCGCATCGGCGTGTGCAGCGCGCGGCCGCGTCGCGTGCACCTGGCGCTCAACCCGCGCGGCCTCACCATCTCCATGCCCGGCGTCGAGCCGCAAGACATGGAGCGGCGACG TCAAATAGCTCTCAAGGCACTAAGCGAGAGATTATCCAAGACGTCCGAACAAACTCGTCAAAAGAACCTATCGACCAAAGTCAACATGGAAGCAGTCAGAAAGATGCAGTCCCCACACGTGATACCGCAGTTCCCGACAGAGGGCGAGCCTAGTCAACCCACGGCCCCTGCAGAGGCCACCCTGGTGGACATAACCACTGAGCCACCACCCCCTATAACGAAGACTTCATGA
- the LOC123866826 gene encoding zinc finger and BTB domain-containing protein 17-like isoform X1: MTSTDTYQLKWHSHSSHLNGSVASLLRSERFTDVVLCTMDGSQIPAHKFILSSCSVYLCSLFEGQRSVTRMGGMLYVVLPSEISTKALKILVEYMYKGETTVSNEVLDTVLKAGEVLKIRGLWRQTDEAGGDSATAESQATQTTNTMVTKQAKKDDTPKIAVKKDDKLLKTFNPMQPQGVTRPMFIGPPKLVFIKTTEGGTQATLRPGGGKGQTILVAQAQPQESIAATVTSSASSSTTATVTVADDSPDEAPPPRLTVRHAVERKYGKRQKTEHMETSDTKAAEEHDNASVSSKKSSISTTEITTEVHVKDEPDWDASSIEEEERSIAEMFQAEMSVKSEPMDDMEIEEESLLYSPLACELCAEVFTVPAAWVRHVENHARDQHHPRRRKHRSASDDTEETMALLRCDLCQKHFPNPAEWVRHIQSTHTETELALSNNSAPPKRHNRFTEGAQNKTCPQCKKSFPSHASMLIHMRTHTGERPFVCGLCNKGFNVKSNLLRHLRTLHDQVISPARLADDDDDASESPAPSVPPGPELKRES; encoded by the exons ATGACGTCGACAGATACGTACCAGTTGAAATGGCATTCACACAGTTCCCATTTGAACGGATCCGTTGCCTCGCTGCTTCGGTCGGAGCGATTTACCGATGTGGTCCTGTGCACCATGGATGGATCCCAGATCCCTGCCCACAAGTTCATACTGAGCTCTTGCAGCGTGTATCTATGCAGCTTGTTCGAAGGCCAAAGGTCCGTTACAAGAATGGGCGGGATGCTCTACGTGGTTCTTCCATCGGAGATTTCGACCAAGGCTTTGAAGATTCTCGTGGAGTATATGTATAAAG GTGAAACCACAGTATCAAATGAAGTACTAGACACAGTATTGAAGGCAGGGGAAGTTTTGAAGATCAGAGGGCTGTGGAGACAAACGGATGAGGCAGGGGGAGACTCAGCAACCGCAGAGAGCCAAGCCACTCAAACCACCAACACCATGGTGACTAAACAAGCCAAGAAGGATGACACACCTAAAATTGCTGTCAAGAAAGATGATAAGCTGCTTAAGACCTTCAATCCTATGCAGCCTCAGGGTGTCACAAG GCCCATGTTCATTGGTCCACCAAAGCTAGTTTTCATTAAGACCACAGAAGGTGGCACGCAGGCCACACTGCGGCCGGGTGGGGGCAAGGGTCAGACTATACTGGTCGCGCAAGCTCAACCACAGGAGTCCATAGCTGCCACCGTCACTTCGTCAGCATCGTCTTCTACTACAGCTACG GTGACTGTGGCAGACGATTCACCCGACGAAGCCCCGCCTCCCCGTTTGACCGTTCGACACGCCGTTGAGCGGAAATACGGAAAAAGACAGAAAACAGAACACATGGAGACCTCTGATACTAAGGCGGCTGAAGAACATGATAATGCGTCGGTTAGCTCAA AAAAATCTTCCATCAGCACAACAGAAATAACCACAGAAGTCCACGTAAAAGACGAACCAGATTGGGACGCCAGCAGTATAGAGGAGGAAGAACGATCTATTGCCGAGATGTTCCAGGCCGAGATGAGCGTCAAATCCGAACCTATGGACGATATGGAGATAGAGGAGGAGAGCTTG CTGTACAGTCCGCTGGCATGCGAGCTTTGCGCCGAGGTATTCACGGTGCCAGCGGCGTGGGTGAGGCACGTCGAGAACCACGCGCGCGACCAGCACCACCCCAGGCGACGCAAACATCGCTCTGCG AGCGACGACACGGAAGAGACGATGGCACTGCTGCGCTGCGACTTGTGCCAGAAGCACTTCCCCAACCCCGCCGAGTGGGTGCGCCACATACAGAGCACACACACCGAGACAG AATTGGCCTTATCAAACAACAGTGCCCCACCCAAACGTCACAATCGTTTCACAGAGGGCGCACAGAACAAGACTTGCCCGCAGTGCAAGAAATCCTTCCCGTCGCACGCCTCTATGCTTATACATATGCGTACACATACAG GCGAACGGCCGTTCGTGTGCGGACTGTGCAACAAAGGCTTCAACGTGAAGTCCAACCTGCTGCGGCACCTGCGCACGCTGCACGACCAGGTCATCAGCCCGGCGCGCCTCgccgacgacgacgacgacgcgAGCGAGTCGCCCGCGCCGTCCGTGCCGCCGGGGCCGGAGCTCAAGCGCGAGTCCTGA
- the LOC123866834 gene encoding NAD(P)H-hydrate epimerase isoform X3 has product MACSGNCNYSTDKQLNYLSQENAAALDQELFNEYKFSVDQLMELAGLSVATAVARVFPASTHKSALIICGPGNNGGDGLVAARHMTLFGYSVAVYYPKRTPKPLYENLLLQCERFGVNVINDLPPPEELKNDYNVLLDALFGFSFKPPVRDALKPALDALIVSGLPVCSVDIPSGWHVETGPDSENSLKPALLISLSAPKLCAKPEILKNVKHFLGGRFLPPGIVKKYNLTLPPYPAQDQVVEL; this is encoded by the exons ATGGCATGCAGTGGGAACTGTAACTACAGTACAGATAAGCAGCTAAACTATTTGAGTCAAGAAAATGCTGCAGCTTTGGATCAAGAGTTATTCAATGAGTACAAGTTTAGTGTTGACCAGCTTATGGAGCTAGCAGGGTTGAGTGTGGCTACTGCGGTTGCCCGTGTTTTTCCTGCTTCAAc ACATAAATCAGCTCTGATTATTTGTGGGCCTGGTAATAATGGCGGAGATGGATTAGTAGCAGCTAGACACATGACTCTATTTGGTTACTCTGTAGCCGTATATTACCCAAAGAGGACACCAAAACCTCTTTATGAAAATCTCCTTTTGCAATGTGAAAGATTTGGTGTAAACGTCATAAATGATTTGCCACCACCTGAAGAGCTTAAAAATGATTATAATGTTTTGCTGGATGCTCTGTTCGGTTTTAGTTTCAAACCACCAGTCAGAGATGCATTAAAACCTGCTTTAGATGCATTAATCGTTTCAGGATTGCCAGTGTGTAG tgttgACATCCCTAGTGGATGGCATGTGGAGACAGGCCCAGATTCAGAGAACTCCCTGAAACCTGCACTCCTAATTTCACTATCTGCTCCTAAGCTGTGTGCCAAAccagaaatattaaaaaatgtaaagcATTTTCTAGGTGGTAGGTTCTTGCCTCCTGGGATTGTAAAGAAATATAATCTAACGTTGCCACCTTACCCAGCTCAGGATCAAGTGGTAGAATTATAA
- the LOC123866826 gene encoding zinc finger protein 236-like isoform X2, translated as MTSTDTYQLKWHSHSSHLNGSVASLLRSERFTDVVLCTMDGSQIPAHKFILSSCSVYLCSLFEGQRSVTRMGGMLYVVLPSEISTKALKILVEYMYKGETTVSNEVLDTVLKAGEVLKIRGLWRQTDEAGGDSATAESQATQTTNTMVTKQAKKDDTPKIAVKKDDKLLKTFNPMQPQGVTRPMFIGPPKLVFIKTTEGGTQATLRPGGGKGQTILVAQAQPQESIAATVTSSASSSTTATVTVADDSPDEAPPPRLTVRHAVERKYGKRQKTEHMETSDTKAAEEHDNASVSSKKSSISTTEITTEVHVKDEPDWDASSIEEEERSIAEMFQAEMSVKSEPMDDMEIEEESLLYSPLACELCAEVFTVPAAWVRHVENHARDQHHPRRRKHRSASDDTEETMALLRCDLCQKHFPNPAEWVRHIQSTHTETEGAQNKTCPQCKKSFPSHASMLIHMRTHTGERPFVCGLCNKGFNVKSNLLRHLRTLHDQVISPARLADDDDDASESPAPSVPPGPELKRES; from the exons ATGACGTCGACAGATACGTACCAGTTGAAATGGCATTCACACAGTTCCCATTTGAACGGATCCGTTGCCTCGCTGCTTCGGTCGGAGCGATTTACCGATGTGGTCCTGTGCACCATGGATGGATCCCAGATCCCTGCCCACAAGTTCATACTGAGCTCTTGCAGCGTGTATCTATGCAGCTTGTTCGAAGGCCAAAGGTCCGTTACAAGAATGGGCGGGATGCTCTACGTGGTTCTTCCATCGGAGATTTCGACCAAGGCTTTGAAGATTCTCGTGGAGTATATGTATAAAG GTGAAACCACAGTATCAAATGAAGTACTAGACACAGTATTGAAGGCAGGGGAAGTTTTGAAGATCAGAGGGCTGTGGAGACAAACGGATGAGGCAGGGGGAGACTCAGCAACCGCAGAGAGCCAAGCCACTCAAACCACCAACACCATGGTGACTAAACAAGCCAAGAAGGATGACACACCTAAAATTGCTGTCAAGAAAGATGATAAGCTGCTTAAGACCTTCAATCCTATGCAGCCTCAGGGTGTCACAAG GCCCATGTTCATTGGTCCACCAAAGCTAGTTTTCATTAAGACCACAGAAGGTGGCACGCAGGCCACACTGCGGCCGGGTGGGGGCAAGGGTCAGACTATACTGGTCGCGCAAGCTCAACCACAGGAGTCCATAGCTGCCACCGTCACTTCGTCAGCATCGTCTTCTACTACAGCTACG GTGACTGTGGCAGACGATTCACCCGACGAAGCCCCGCCTCCCCGTTTGACCGTTCGACACGCCGTTGAGCGGAAATACGGAAAAAGACAGAAAACAGAACACATGGAGACCTCTGATACTAAGGCGGCTGAAGAACATGATAATGCGTCGGTTAGCTCAA AAAAATCTTCCATCAGCACAACAGAAATAACCACAGAAGTCCACGTAAAAGACGAACCAGATTGGGACGCCAGCAGTATAGAGGAGGAAGAACGATCTATTGCCGAGATGTTCCAGGCCGAGATGAGCGTCAAATCCGAACCTATGGACGATATGGAGATAGAGGAGGAGAGCTTG CTGTACAGTCCGCTGGCATGCGAGCTTTGCGCCGAGGTATTCACGGTGCCAGCGGCGTGGGTGAGGCACGTCGAGAACCACGCGCGCGACCAGCACCACCCCAGGCGACGCAAACATCGCTCTGCG AGCGACGACACGGAAGAGACGATGGCACTGCTGCGCTGCGACTTGTGCCAGAAGCACTTCCCCAACCCCGCCGAGTGGGTGCGCCACATACAGAGCACACACACCGAGACAG AGGGCGCACAGAACAAGACTTGCCCGCAGTGCAAGAAATCCTTCCCGTCGCACGCCTCTATGCTTATACATATGCGTACACATACAG GCGAACGGCCGTTCGTGTGCGGACTGTGCAACAAAGGCTTCAACGTGAAGTCCAACCTGCTGCGGCACCTGCGCACGCTGCACGACCAGGTCATCAGCCCGGCGCGCCTCgccgacgacgacgacgacgcgAGCGAGTCGCCCGCGCCGTCCGTGCCGCCGGGGCCGGAGCTCAAGCGCGAGTCCTGA
- the LOC123866834 gene encoding NAD(P)H-hydrate epimerase isoform X2 — MLRLANICSYNVMACSGNCNYSTDKQLNYLSQENAAALDQELFNEYKFSVDQLMELAGLSVATAVARVFPASTHKSALIICGPGNNGGDGLVAARHMTLFGYSVAVYYPKRTPKPLYENLLLQCERFGVNVINDLPPPEELKNDYNVLLDALFGFSFKPPVRDALKPALDALIVSGLPVCSVDIPSGWHVETGPDSENSLKPALLISLSAPKLCAKPEILKNVKHFLGGRFLPPGIVKKYNLTLPPYPAQDQVVEL; from the exons ATG TTGCGATTAGCCAATATTTGCAGCTACAACGTCATGGCATGCAGTGGGAACTGTAACTACAGTACAGATAAGCAGCTAAACTATTTGAGTCAAGAAAATGCTGCAGCTTTGGATCAAGAGTTATTCAATGAGTACAAGTTTAGTGTTGACCAGCTTATGGAGCTAGCAGGGTTGAGTGTGGCTACTGCGGTTGCCCGTGTTTTTCCTGCTTCAAc ACATAAATCAGCTCTGATTATTTGTGGGCCTGGTAATAATGGCGGAGATGGATTAGTAGCAGCTAGACACATGACTCTATTTGGTTACTCTGTAGCCGTATATTACCCAAAGAGGACACCAAAACCTCTTTATGAAAATCTCCTTTTGCAATGTGAAAGATTTGGTGTAAACGTCATAAATGATTTGCCACCACCTGAAGAGCTTAAAAATGATTATAATGTTTTGCTGGATGCTCTGTTCGGTTTTAGTTTCAAACCACCAGTCAGAGATGCATTAAAACCTGCTTTAGATGCATTAATCGTTTCAGGATTGCCAGTGTGTAG tgttgACATCCCTAGTGGATGGCATGTGGAGACAGGCCCAGATTCAGAGAACTCCCTGAAACCTGCACTCCTAATTTCACTATCTGCTCCTAAGCTGTGTGCCAAAccagaaatattaaaaaatgtaaagcATTTTCTAGGTGGTAGGTTCTTGCCTCCTGGGATTGTAAAGAAATATAATCTAACGTTGCCACCTTACCCAGCTCAGGATCAAGTGGTAGAATTATAA
- the LOC123866836 gene encoding proliferating cell nuclear antigen, which produces MFEARLLRSSILKKVLEAIKDLLTQAAFDCDDNGIQLQAMDNSHVSLVSLTLRADGFDKYRCDRNISMGMNLGSMSKILKCAGDKDTVTMKAQDNADTVTFVFESPNQEKVSDYEMKLTNLDLEHLGIPETEYSCTIRMPSVEFARICRDLSQFGDSMVISCTKEGVKFSTSGDIGSANVKLAQTASIDKEEEAVVIEMDEPVTLTFACQYLNYFTKATSLTPQVQLSMSADVPLVVEYRIPDIGHIRYYLAPKIEEEDS; this is translated from the exons ATGTTTGAAGCGCGCCTACTCCGAAGTTCCATCCTGAAGAAAGTCCTGGAAGCGATTAAGGACCTCCTCACACAGGCCGCATTTGACTGTGATGATAATGGAATACAATTGCAg GCTATGGACAACTCGCACGTGTCGCTGGTGTCCCTAACCCTCAGAGCGGATGGGTTTGATAAGTACAGGTGTGATAGGAATATATCAATGGGCATGAATTTAGGAAG TATGTCTAAAATTTTGAAGTGTGCGGGCGACAAGGACACAGTGACGATGAAAGCGCAGGACAATGCAGATACTGTCACATTTGTGTTTGAGAGCCCCAACCAGGAAAAGGTGTCCGATTATGAGATGAAACTCACAAACTTGGATTTAGAGCACTTAG GTATCCCAGAGACTGAATACAGCTGCACAATCCGTATGCCGAGCGTGGAGTTTGCAAGGATTTGCCGCGATCTCTCACAGTTCGGCGATTCTATGGTCATATCCTGCACAAAAGAAG GTGTAAAGTTCTCGACGAGTGGCGACATTGGTTCGGCGAATGTCAAATTGGCACAAACCGCGTCCATAGACAAAGAGGAGGAGGCAGTCGTCATCGAAATGGACGAACCAGTGACTCTCACATTTGCATGCCAGTACCTTAACTACTTCACTAAGGCCACCTCCTTGACTCCACAG GTTCAACTGTCGATGTCGGCGGACGTGCCGCTAGTAGTCGAATACCGCATTCCCGATATCGGCCATATTCGCTACTACCTAGCGCCGAAGATTGAAGAAGAGGATAGCTAG